The Virgibacillus phasianinus genome includes a window with the following:
- a CDS encoding OsmC family protein, translating into MKFYLKDSGMRIDLDYGELSISGNEDYGYRPFQLMVASIVGCSGSVFRKILEKQRTEFEDLTITADVERNPQEANRIEHITLHYFVKGYNLNKDKLKKNLELSRKNCSMIRSVESSIKIEESLEVIELSR; encoded by the coding sequence ATGAAATTTTATCTAAAAGACAGCGGGATGCGCATTGACCTCGACTATGGTGAATTGTCTATTTCAGGAAATGAGGATTATGGATACAGACCGTTTCAGTTAATGGTTGCTTCGATTGTTGGCTGCAGTGGATCCGTTTTTCGAAAAATTTTAGAAAAACAGCGCACGGAATTTGAAGATCTAACCATTACAGCAGATGTAGAAAGAAACCCGCAGGAAGCTAATCGAATTGAACATATTACGCTTCATTATTTTGTAAAAGGGTACAATCTTAATAAAGATAAGTTAAAGAAAAACCTTGAACTTTCAAGGAAAAATTGCTCTATGATACGATCAGTGGAATCCAGCATTAAAATTGAGGAAAGTCTTGAAGTAATTGAACTGAGCCGCTAA
- a CDS encoding alanine/glycine:cation symporter family protein, with protein MDEIISNISSFVWGPPTLILIVGTGLYLTIRLAFLQFRTLPYALRLAFSPKRQDKASKGDISHYEALTTAMAATIGTGNIVGVATAVVLGGPGAVFWMWISALFGMATKYSEALLAVKYRVVNSRGEMSGGPMYYLERGLKAKWLGVLFAIFGAVAAFGIGNMVQSNSVSDALERSFSIPTWVTGILLTVLTGLVILGGIKSIGRVTAFFVPVMALFYVIGGLIIIIMNLDIVPSAIALIFNDAFTGSAIGGGILGTVIRYGVARGVFSNEAGLGSAPIAAAAAKTDYPGRQALVSMTQVLIDTIIVCSITGITIVMADMYAGSTLNGGDLTAASFAHFLGSTGGYIVTIGIVLFAFSTLVGWSYYGEKCFSYLFNDKAVPIYRIVFVLVVFYGAIEKLGIVWGIADIMNALMAIPNLIGLLGLSGVVVYETKKFIKVAKEEEKERKRSKAA; from the coding sequence ATGGATGAGATCATTAGCAATATAAGTAGTTTTGTTTGGGGACCGCCAACCTTGATACTAATAGTTGGAACAGGTCTGTATTTAACCATTAGGTTAGCATTTTTACAGTTCCGGACACTTCCTTATGCGTTAAGACTTGCGTTCAGTCCAAAGCGGCAGGATAAAGCGTCTAAGGGAGATATTAGTCACTATGAGGCACTGACAACGGCTATGGCGGCCACTATTGGAACCGGTAACATTGTTGGTGTCGCAACAGCTGTTGTGCTTGGTGGGCCAGGGGCAGTATTTTGGATGTGGATCAGTGCGCTGTTTGGAATGGCTACAAAGTATTCAGAAGCACTGCTCGCAGTTAAATACCGTGTAGTGAACAGCCGCGGTGAAATGTCCGGTGGACCAATGTATTACCTAGAACGTGGTTTAAAGGCAAAATGGCTTGGGGTTCTTTTTGCAATTTTCGGGGCAGTAGCGGCGTTTGGAATCGGTAATATGGTTCAGTCAAATTCGGTTTCAGATGCATTAGAACGTTCTTTCAGTATCCCAACATGGGTTACCGGAATTTTACTGACTGTTTTAACTGGTTTGGTTATCTTAGGCGGAATAAAAAGTATTGGTCGCGTCACAGCGTTTTTTGTTCCAGTTATGGCGTTATTTTATGTAATAGGCGGATTAATCATTATTATTATGAATTTAGACATTGTACCAAGCGCAATTGCATTAATATTCAATGATGCATTCACTGGTAGTGCCATTGGTGGAGGTATCTTGGGTACAGTAATACGATATGGTGTAGCACGAGGTGTGTTCTCAAACGAAGCAGGTCTTGGGTCGGCACCAATTGCTGCAGCTGCAGCAAAAACCGACTATCCCGGACGTCAGGCTTTAGTTTCGATGACCCAGGTGCTGATTGATACGATAATAGTATGTTCTATCACAGGAATTACAATTGTCATGGCCGATATGTACGCGGGCTCAACTCTAAATGGAGGAGATTTAACTGCGGCTTCATTTGCCCATTTCCTTGGTTCAACAGGCGGTTATATCGTTACAATCGGTATTGTATTATTCGCATTTTCAACACTTGTTGGCTGGTCTTATTACGGGGAAAAGTGTTTCAGTTATTTGTTTAATGATAAAGCAGTTCCCATTTATCGCATAGTGTTCGTGTTAGTTGTATTCTACGGTGCCATTGAGAAACTAGGTATCGTTTGGGGCATCGCCGACATTATGAATGCACTTATGGCAATACCGAACTTAATCGGCTTGCTCGGCCTCTCAGGAGTGGTAGTATACGAGACGAAAAAGTTCATAAAAGTTGCCAAAGAAGAAGAAAAAGAACGAAAACGATCAAAAGCAGCATAA
- a CDS encoding YihY/virulence factor BrkB family protein, translating into MRRAVKFLKQLFQKVLEVDVFGTAAQLAYFFLLSLFPFLLFLATLIGYLTFDVQRVLSFISVYAPEEIMTLINTNVTQLVNEQNGGLLSIGIIGTIWSASAGINSVMKGFNVAYEVEEDRSFIVARLIAIVLTIAMVVVICMAFALPIFGRWVGDYLFSILGLSAGFLQVWGTLRWVLSSVVFFIVLLALYKLAPNQRIILKDAVWGAVFATIGWQLVSLAFSFYVSTIGDYSATYGSLGTVIILMIWFYISGIIIITGGVINAIVKHRRIGRLET; encoded by the coding sequence ATGAGGAGAGCTGTTAAGTTTCTAAAACAACTTTTTCAAAAGGTATTAGAGGTAGATGTGTTTGGTACAGCGGCACAGCTTGCTTACTTTTTCCTGCTATCTTTATTCCCCTTTTTATTATTTTTAGCCACATTAATTGGGTATTTAACTTTTGACGTACAGCGGGTTTTGTCATTTATAAGTGTTTATGCACCTGAGGAAATCATGACTTTAATTAATACAAATGTCACACAGTTGGTGAACGAACAAAATGGCGGGCTGTTGTCCATCGGTATTATTGGTACCATCTGGTCTGCATCAGCAGGTATTAATTCAGTAATGAAGGGGTTTAACGTGGCGTATGAGGTAGAGGAAGACCGTTCCTTCATAGTTGCTAGGCTGATTGCCATCGTGCTTACGATAGCAATGGTTGTTGTTATCTGTATGGCGTTTGCTTTACCTATTTTTGGAAGATGGGTTGGAGATTACCTTTTCTCCATTCTCGGATTGTCGGCCGGATTTCTTCAAGTATGGGGCACATTACGATGGGTACTGTCATCTGTTGTGTTTTTTATCGTACTCTTGGCACTTTATAAACTAGCACCCAATCAGCGAATAATATTAAAAGATGCAGTATGGGGCGCTGTTTTTGCCACAATCGGGTGGCAGCTCGTTTCCTTGGCGTTTTCCTTCTATGTAAGTACTATTGGAGATTATTCAGCAACGTATGGAAGTCTGGGTACAGTTATTATATTAATGATTTGGTTTTATATTTCAGGAATTATAATTATTACAGGTGGTGTGATTAACGCCATTGTTAAACATAGACGTATTGGCAGGCTTGAAACGTAA
- a CDS encoding SOS response-associated peptidase — MCGRYTLLSDELDILKEFDVQRIDSYEPNYNIAPGQRVLAVIRNGNDKRAGYLKWGLVPSWANDEKIGYKMINARSETVHQKPSFKTLLKRKRCLIVADSFYEWKKTDKTKQPKRIQLADRKLFAFAGLWDKWEDGDRNLFTCTILTKEANGFMQDIHHRMPIILPKDKEDEWLSPNEMDPTSAHQFLQSIDVDELTAHDVSSYVNAAKNNDKTCIEPLAD; from the coding sequence ATGTGTGGAAGGTATACGTTGCTAAGTGATGAGCTTGATATATTAAAGGAATTTGATGTACAGCGAATTGATTCGTACGAACCAAACTACAATATCGCACCGGGTCAACGGGTACTCGCAGTTATTCGTAATGGAAATGATAAGCGGGCGGGTTATTTAAAGTGGGGGCTTGTACCTTCTTGGGCCAATGATGAAAAGATTGGCTATAAAATGATTAATGCCAGAAGTGAAACCGTTCATCAAAAACCGAGTTTTAAAACGTTGCTGAAACGTAAACGATGTTTAATTGTAGCCGACAGTTTTTATGAATGGAAAAAAACGGACAAAACAAAACAGCCTAAGCGTATTCAGTTAGCTGATCGAAAACTATTTGCGTTTGCTGGTCTATGGGATAAGTGGGAGGATGGAGATCGGAATCTTTTCACATGTACGATCTTAACAAAAGAAGCAAACGGTTTTATGCAGGATATCCATCACCGTATGCCAATTATTCTTCCAAAAGATAAAGAGGATGAATGGCTATCACCAAATGAAATGGATCCAACTTCAGCTCATCAATTTTTGCAGTCAATCGATGTAGACGAATTAACAGCACATGATGTATCCAGCTATGTTAATGCAGCTAAAAATAATGATAAGACATGTATTGAACCCCTTGCAGATTAA
- a CDS encoding MFS transporter: protein MASARSRFWILISLVSISGFSQGMILPLLAIILEQNGVPSSVNGLHATGLYIGVLIASPFMEKPMRKFGFKPIIVYGGMLVFISMALFPVWDALWFWFILRVLIGIGDNMLHFGTQTWITTTSSKESRGRDIALYGLFFGIGFTLGPLMTNLLAINEALPFLLSALLSMIVWSMLVFIRNKWPEEDVTTNHGTSSIKRFIQTGKIAWVALLPAFGYGFLEATLHGIFPVYGLRIGHDVETLSLIIPCFAAGSVISQLPLGMLSDRLGRRNILISVLSAGSFCFFLATFFESSAIALFILFTLAGIFVGSLFSLSITYLADVLPRSLLPTGNIMTGVAFSIGSISGPYLGGLFIQIIPGVSFFYVIVGMLLFVLIATILKKNMVIE from the coding sequence TTGGCTTCAGCGCGGTCTAGATTTTGGATTTTGATCTCCCTTGTTTCGATTTCCGGCTTCTCACAAGGGATGATCCTCCCGCTTCTGGCAATTATCCTGGAACAAAATGGTGTTCCTTCGTCTGTTAACGGCCTTCATGCCACGGGATTATACATAGGGGTTTTAATCGCCTCCCCATTCATGGAGAAGCCCATGCGGAAATTTGGTTTTAAACCAATCATTGTTTATGGCGGGATGCTTGTATTCATATCAATGGCACTCTTTCCAGTATGGGATGCATTATGGTTCTGGTTTATCCTCCGTGTGCTAATTGGCATTGGAGATAATATGCTCCATTTTGGAACACAGACCTGGATTACAACAACTAGTAGTAAGGAATCAAGAGGTCGGGACATTGCGTTATACGGGTTATTTTTTGGAATTGGTTTTACATTGGGGCCATTGATGACAAATCTTTTGGCAATTAATGAGGCGCTCCCATTTCTGCTTTCTGCACTATTAAGTATGATTGTTTGGTCAATGCTTGTGTTTATTCGAAATAAATGGCCTGAAGAAGATGTTACGACAAATCACGGGACAAGTTCTATTAAACGATTTATTCAAACCGGAAAAATTGCCTGGGTTGCCCTGTTGCCTGCATTTGGTTATGGATTTTTGGAAGCGACTCTTCATGGAATATTTCCGGTGTACGGGTTGCGGATTGGTCACGACGTCGAAACATTATCGCTTATCATACCGTGCTTTGCTGCTGGCAGTGTTATTTCACAGCTCCCACTGGGAATGTTAAGTGACCGTTTGGGTCGTCGAAACATCCTGATTTCAGTACTATCTGCAGGCAGTTTCTGTTTCTTTTTAGCGACATTTTTTGAATCATCCGCAATTGCACTATTTATCTTATTTACACTTGCTGGGATATTTGTCGGCTCATTGTTCTCACTGAGTATTACATATTTAGCAGACGTTCTCCCTCGTTCCTTACTCCCAACCGGGAACATTATGACCGGTGTAGCTTTTAGCATTGGAAGCATAAGCGGACCTTATCTGGGAGGATTATTTATTCAAATAATCCCGGGAGTATCCTTCTTTTATGTAATAGTAGGAATGCTGCTATTCGTACTTATTGCCACTATCTTAAAAAAGAATATGGTTATTGAATAA
- a CDS encoding heavy metal translocating P-type ATPase, translating to MTTKSEILYDTNGKRLANLFKSPFFQKAYEHIELIAALLSGLTILITWFIADYINYPAFVILHLIAFAIGGFAKAKEGIEETVANKELNVEMLMVFAAIGSAAIGYWTEGAILIFIFALSGALETYTMNKSKKEISSLMNLQPETALCLINGIEKVIPVSELEIDHTILVKAGERIPADGIILKGNSSINESTITGESIPVNKQVDQEVYAGTVAIDGTIHVRISKPTDQTLFQKIINLVQSAQDEKSPSQLFIERFEGTYVKAVLLAVGIMMFLPYLLFGWTLTESVYRAMILLVVASPCALVASIMPATLSAISKGAKNGVLFKGGVNIENLSHVKAIAFDKTGTLTNGKPVVTDVYFQPGVDEQHGVEIIGAIENESLHPLAQAIADYSKQQLEIATFTVDVQHHKTTNGNGVQAQVGQDTWKIGKAQFVGEKEADEFQDGTALKLASEGKSLVFIKKNDKVIGLLALKDTIRKEAKQAIKQLKKRNIFTVMLTGDNDITAKAIAAEAGIDDYIAGCLPEEKVNHVKVLRNKFEHVAMVGDGINDAPALATANVGIAMGEGTDVALETADVVLMKNDLPKIAKAFELSKTMNKIVKQNIVFSLSVILLLIVSNLFQVLDLPLGVVGHEGSTILVILNGLRLLR from the coding sequence ATGACAACTAAATCGGAAATACTATATGATACTAATGGAAAAAGGTTAGCTAATCTTTTCAAATCGCCATTTTTCCAAAAGGCTTACGAACATATTGAATTAATTGCAGCATTGTTAAGCGGATTAACTATCTTAATTACTTGGTTTATTGCTGATTATATAAACTATCCTGCATTCGTTATCCTTCATCTGATTGCCTTTGCAATTGGGGGATTCGCAAAGGCAAAGGAAGGCATAGAGGAGACAGTTGCCAATAAGGAACTAAATGTGGAAATGCTAATGGTTTTCGCTGCCATCGGTTCTGCCGCCATTGGATATTGGACAGAAGGGGCCATTCTCATTTTCATTTTCGCTTTATCCGGTGCTCTTGAAACCTATACCATGAACAAAAGCAAGAAAGAAATATCGTCGCTAATGAATCTCCAGCCGGAAACGGCGCTCTGTCTTATAAACGGTATTGAAAAAGTAATACCAGTTTCGGAATTAGAAATAGATCATACAATTTTAGTTAAGGCAGGCGAAAGAATTCCGGCTGATGGAATAATTTTAAAAGGTAATAGCTCCATTAATGAGAGTACAATTACAGGAGAATCAATTCCAGTAAACAAACAGGTTGATCAGGAAGTTTATGCAGGTACGGTTGCAATCGATGGCACCATCCATGTACGTATCTCTAAACCAACTGATCAAACATTATTCCAGAAAATCATTAACCTTGTTCAATCTGCACAAGATGAAAAATCACCATCACAACTTTTTATCGAAAGATTTGAAGGAACTTATGTTAAAGCAGTCCTTCTTGCAGTTGGTATTATGATGTTTCTCCCCTACCTTCTATTTGGTTGGACGCTGACAGAGAGTGTCTATCGTGCAATGATTTTACTTGTTGTCGCTTCACCATGTGCACTTGTGGCATCAATTATGCCTGCGACCTTATCAGCAATTTCCAAGGGTGCGAAAAATGGTGTACTTTTCAAAGGGGGCGTAAACATAGAAAATTTAAGCCATGTAAAAGCAATTGCATTCGATAAAACTGGAACATTAACAAATGGAAAGCCGGTTGTCACGGATGTATATTTTCAACCAGGAGTTGATGAGCAACATGGGGTAGAAATAATTGGAGCAATCGAAAATGAATCACTTCATCCCTTGGCACAAGCAATAGCTGATTATAGCAAACAACAATTGGAAATAGCGACGTTCACTGTTGATGTTCAGCACCATAAAACCACCAATGGAAATGGTGTTCAGGCACAAGTTGGTCAGGACACCTGGAAGATCGGAAAGGCACAGTTTGTTGGAGAAAAAGAGGCCGATGAATTTCAGGATGGCACCGCATTGAAACTTGCATCAGAAGGAAAGAGCCTGGTATTTATTAAGAAAAATGATAAGGTTATCGGCTTATTAGCATTGAAGGATACAATAAGAAAAGAAGCAAAACAGGCTATTAAACAGTTGAAAAAACGGAATATATTCACCGTCATGCTTACGGGTGACAATGACATTACAGCAAAAGCAATTGCGGCTGAAGCGGGTATTGATGATTATATAGCCGGCTGCCTGCCCGAAGAAAAGGTGAACCATGTAAAGGTACTGCGAAATAAATTTGAACATGTAGCAATGGTTGGGGATGGCATTAATGATGCTCCCGCTCTTGCAACTGCAAATGTTGGAATTGCCATGGGGGAAGGTACGGATGTCGCACTGGAGACAGCAGATGTGGTATTGATGAAAAATGATTTACCTAAAATAGCGAAAGCATTTGAACTATCAAAAACAATGAATAAAATTGTGAAACAAAACATCGTGTTTTCCTTGAGCGTTATTCTACTCTTAATAGTATCGAACCTTTTCCAAGTACTAGATTTACCACTAGGGGTAGTCGGTCACGAAGGTAGCACCATATTAGTAATCCTGAACGGACTAAGATTGTTGAGGTAA